From the genome of Psychroserpens ponticola, one region includes:
- a CDS encoding TonB-dependent receptor has product MKKSIFIFLLGIFSFSSAFAQQTLIKGSVKDAVTNEPIPDVTITIEETSQATTTNGFGEFTFSSNVPLGEQVLKISKDGYVTKRYPIVVNEGQTVDITDMTLDIDVSDSVDLFTISLTDDELNDDTSASDNISGLLQSSQDIYQRTAAFEFSSSFFRVRGLDSDNGSVLINGVEMNKLYNGRPQWSNWGGLNDVMRNQELTSGLTPSAYNFGGILGTSNINTRASKYRQGGRVTYSSSNRSYTNRLMTSYSSGLVEGGWAYSFSLGRRWGNEGYQDASLYDANSFFASIEKKINDKHSINFTSIYAPNRRGKSSPNTQEVYDLKGIKYNEYWGYLDGEKRNSRIKEVKEPILMLNHYWDISTKTSLNTNVAYQFGTLGNSRLDYSGGGNPSPAYYQDLPSYNLSDDDGPDYANAYINEQNFINDGQLDWERIIDANITNNDPTNGGARPAAYVLYEDRSDDKQLTINSILSSEINDNILLNASVNYKRLKSENFGEILDLLGSNVGALNVDSFDGFQYDSQNPDRIVGEGDKFRYNYNLFANVISGYAQAQFKYNKVDFYVSASVTNTTYQREGLWEHSRFAGDLSYGKGKELTFTGIGTKAGFTYKITGKHLLDVNAGYITRAPSLRNTFSNSRENASVVRGITEEKVTSFDASYIFRSSIVKAKLTGYYSKIEDANEVGFYYADGLSGFDIQDNDTSAFVQEILQGIDKKHIGVELGIEAQVTPTIKLKGAGSVGQYTYDNNPNLYLTSASFTSADGSISYGEANLKDYKIAGGPQRAASIGFEYRDPDYWWFGATANFFSNAYIDINTLTRTENFYLDADGLPFNDYDEDVANGLLKQEKIDDYMVVNLIGGKSWKIDQYYIGFFASVGNLLDKQYKTGGFEQGRNANYRELRDDNSNPKRVFGPKYWYGRGTNYFVNVYFRF; this is encoded by the coding sequence ATGAAAAAAAGTATTTTTATTTTTTTACTTGGGATCTTTTCTTTTAGTTCAGCCTTCGCCCAACAAACCCTAATTAAGGGTAGTGTTAAAGATGCTGTAACCAATGAACCCATACCAGATGTTACAATTACTATTGAAGAAACATCGCAAGCTACAACTACTAATGGTTTTGGTGAGTTTACTTTTTCTTCAAATGTTCCCTTAGGTGAACAAGTGTTGAAAATATCTAAAGATGGATATGTAACTAAAAGATATCCTATTGTAGTGAATGAAGGTCAAACTGTAGATATTACAGATATGACTTTAGACATTGATGTCTCAGATTCTGTAGATTTATTTACAATCTCGTTAACAGATGACGAACTTAATGATGACACTAGTGCCTCAGATAATATTTCTGGGTTATTACAATCGTCACAAGACATCTATCAACGTACAGCTGCTTTTGAGTTTAGTTCTTCTTTCTTTAGAGTAAGAGGTTTAGATTCAGATAATGGTTCCGTTTTAATTAACGGTGTTGAAATGAACAAATTGTATAATGGAAGACCACAATGGAGTAATTGGGGAGGACTTAATGATGTAATGCGTAACCAAGAACTGACTTCTGGGTTAACACCTTCAGCGTATAACTTTGGAGGTATTTTAGGAACATCTAACATTAACACAAGAGCTTCAAAATACAGACAAGGTGGTCGTGTAACCTATTCATCATCTAACCGTAGTTATACTAACCGATTAATGACTAGTTATTCTTCTGGCTTAGTAGAAGGAGGTTGGGCTTACAGCTTTTCTCTTGGAAGACGATGGGGAAATGAAGGTTATCAAGATGCTTCTTTATATGATGCAAATTCATTTTTCGCATCTATTGAAAAGAAAATCAATGATAAGCATAGTATCAACTTTACATCAATTTATGCTCCAAATAGAAGAGGTAAATCTTCACCAAATACTCAAGAAGTTTATGACTTAAAAGGTATTAAATATAATGAATATTGGGGATATTTAGATGGTGAAAAACGCAACTCTCGTATTAAAGAAGTAAAAGAACCAATACTAATGTTAAACCACTATTGGGATATTAGTACTAAAACATCTTTAAACACAAATGTTGCTTACCAATTTGGTACTTTAGGAAATAGTCGTTTAGATTATTCTGGTGGTGGAAACCCAAGTCCAGCTTATTACCAAGATTTACCGAGTTACAATTTATCAGATGATGATGGGCCAGATTATGCTAATGCCTATATTAATGAACAGAATTTTATTAATGATGGCCAACTTGACTGGGAGCGTATTATAGATGCTAACATCACTAATAATGACCCAACTAATGGTGGAGCTAGACCAGCAGCTTATGTTCTATATGAAGACAGAAGTGATGATAAGCAACTGACAATCAATTCAATTTTAAGTTCAGAAATTAATGATAATATTTTATTAAACGCTTCTGTTAACTATAAAAGATTAAAATCTGAAAATTTTGGAGAAATTTTAGACTTATTAGGATCTAACGTTGGAGCATTAAATGTAGATTCTTTTGACGGTTTCCAGTATGATTCTCAAAATCCTGACCGTATCGTTGGTGAAGGAGATAAATTCAGATATAACTATAATTTATTTGCTAATGTTATTTCAGGATATGCTCAAGCTCAATTCAAGTACAATAAAGTAGACTTTTATGTCTCTGCAAGTGTTACAAATACAACATATCAAAGAGAAGGTTTATGGGAACACAGTAGATTCGCAGGAGATTTATCTTATGGTAAAGGAAAAGAATTAACTTTTACTGGAATTGGTACAAAAGCAGGATTTACTTATAAAATAACTGGTAAGCATTTATTAGATGTTAATGCTGGTTATATAACACGAGCACCTTCATTACGTAACACCTTTTCTAATTCAAGAGAAAACGCAAGTGTAGTAAGAGGTATAACTGAAGAAAAAGTAACTTCGTTTGATGCAAGTTACATTTTTAGATCTTCAATTGTTAAAGCTAAACTTACAGGATATTATTCAAAAATAGAAGATGCAAATGAAGTAGGATTTTATTATGCTGATGGTTTAAGTGGTTTTGATATTCAAGACAATGATACTTCTGCATTTGTACAAGAAATATTACAAGGAATCGATAAAAAACATATTGGAGTTGAATTAGGTATCGAAGCACAAGTTACACCAACTATTAAATTAAAAGGTGCAGGTTCTGTTGGTCAATATACTTATGATAACAATCCTAACTTATACTTAACATCTGCTAGTTTCACATCAGCTGATGGTTCAATTTCTTATGGAGAAGCGAATTTAAAAGATTATAAAATTGCTGGAGGTCCTCAACGTGCTGCTTCAATTGGTTTTGAATATAGAGATCCTGATTACTGGTGGTTTGGTGCAACAGCAAACTTTTTCTCAAATGCATATATAGATATTAATACGTTAACAAGAACAGAGAATTTTTATTTAGATGCTGATGGCTTACCATTTAATGACTATGATGAAGACGTTGCTAATGGTTTGTTAAAACAAGAAAAAATTGACGATTATATGGTTGTTAACCTTATAGGTGGAAAATCATGGAAAATAGATCAATACTATATTGGTTTTTTTGCTAGTGTTGGTAACCTGTTAGATAAACAATACAAAACTGGAGGTTTTGAACAAGGTAGAAACGCAAATTATAGAGAGTTAAGAGATGATAATTCTAACCCTAAACGTGTTTTTGGACCTAAATATTGGTATGGCCGTGGTACAAATTACTTTGTAAATGTGTACTTTAGATTTTAA